A window of Halovivax gelatinilyticus genomic DNA:
TCGTCGAGGACGCGAATGTCCCGTCGCAGTCCCACCCCGCCGCGGAACTCGCCGGCGCCACCGGTGTCCGGCCGGTACTCGTAGCGCTCGACCGAGAGCGGGTACGCCGTTTCGAGCACCTCCGCCGGCGTGTTCATCGTGTTCGACATGTGAACGTGAACCCCGTCCATCCCGTCGCCGCCCGCGCAGGCACCGAACCCGCCGCCGCCCGTTTCGTAGAACGCGTACGGTTCGTCGGTTCGCGGATCGACGCCCCCGAAGGTCACGTTGTTCATCGTCCCCTGGCCGGCGGCGAGCGCCCGTTCGGGTGTCGCCGACGCGAGCGCCCCGAGCACCACGTCCGTCACCCGCTGGGAGGTCTCGAGGTTACCGCCGACGACCGCCGCCGGCGGCTCCGCGTCGACGACCGTTCCGGGTTCGGTTACGATTTCGATGGGACGATAGGCGCCCGCGTTGGCGGGAATCTCCGGGTCTGTCACGCATCGAACCGCGTAATAGGTCGCCGAGGCCGTCACCGCGAAGACGGCGTTGACCGGCCCCTCGGTCTGGCGATCCGTCCCGGAAAAGTCGACCGAGATCGAGTCGCCGTCGATCGCGACCGTCGCCTCGATTCGGACGTCCTCGGTCCCGCGGCCGTCGTCGTCGAGCGCGTCCGCGAACGAGTAGCGGCCGTCCGGTAGCGCCGCGATCGCCGCCGCCATTCGCCGCTCGGCGTACGCCTGGACGGCGTCGATCGTCGACCGGATCGTCTCCAGCCCGTACTCGGCGGCGAGTTCCGAGAGGCGCCGTTTACCGGTCTCGTTCGCGGCGTGCTGGGCTCGCAGGTCGCCGCGGCGTTCGTCGGGCGTGCGCACGTTCGAGAGGATGAACGCCATCGCATCGGGAACGAGGTCGCCACCGTCGTAGAGCTTCACCGGCGGAATCCGCAGGCCCTCCTGGTAGATCTCGGTCGAATCCGCCGCGACGCTTCCGGCCTGTGAACCGCCGATGTCGGCGTGGTGGGCCCGGTTGGCGGCGAAGCCGAGGAGTTCCGGTGATTCGCCGTCGGTCGTCGGTTCGCCCGCCGAATCGCCGTCAGCGACGTATATCGGCGTGACCAGCGTCAGGTCGGGCAGGTGTGCCCCGCCGCGGAACGGGTCGTTTAAGACGACGGCGTCGCCGGGGGCGAGCGTCTCCGGCGGGTACCGCTCGAGCGCGGCGGCGACCGAAAACGGCATGGCTCCGAGGTGGACCGGCATCGTCTCCGCCTGGCTCACCATCTCGCCCTCGGCGTCGAAGAGCGCACACGAGCAGTCCTTGCGCTCCGTGATGTTCGGCGAGTAGCCCGTTCGCACCAGATTGGCGTTCATCTCCTCGGCGACCGCGGCGAACGCGTTGCGCAGGACTTCCAGGGTGACGGGATCGACACCGCCGTCCGAGCCCTCGCCGCCTCCGAGCCCGTCTTCTTCGCTCACGAGGACACCTCCAGGACGAGCGAGCCGTGCTCGTCGACGGTCGCCGCCCACCCCGGCCTGACGACGACCGTGCTCTCGGTTCCCTCGACGATCGCCGGCCCGTCGACCGCGGCTCCGGCCGGTAGCCCCGCCCGATCGTACACCGGCGTCTCGCGGAGGGTTCCGTCGAAGTCGACGGATCGCTCTGTGCGGATCGGATCGCCGGCGTCGGTCGCTGGAGCCGAGAGCGTCGGCGGATCGACCGGTTTGTGAACCCGAACCCTGACGGTGACGAGTTCGATCGGTTCATCGGGCGAGGCGTGGCCGTATCGGCGCTCGTGGACCGCGTGAAACCGGTCGGCGGCCGCGTCGAGCGTCTCCGGGGAGAGTTCTTCGTCGGGGAGGTCGACCGCGAGGTCGAACGATTGACCGGCGTAGCGGAGGGCGAGCGAGCGTTCGATTCGGAGGGAATCCGGCCCATCCGATTCGTCGCTCTCCGAATCGGAACCCGATTCGTCCAGTTGTGCCAGCGCCTCGCGTTCCACCTCGGCGAACACGCTCGCGAGCGCGCCGGGATCGACGTCCGCGAGGCGACGAACCATCGACGTGCTCCGGTCGACCACCCGGTCGCTGACGAGCAGACCGAGCGCTGAGAGGACGCCCGCCGTTCGCGGGACGATCACCCGAGAGACGTCGAGCGATTCGGCGAGCGCCGTCGCGTGGGCCGGACCCGCGCCGCCGTAGGCGACGAGGGCGAACCGACGGGGATCGTGTCCGCGCTCGACGGAGACGACGCGAAGGGCGCGCTCCATGTTCGCGTTGGCGACCGCCAATATTCCCCGGGCGGCCTCCTCGACGTCGAGACCGAGGGGGTCGGCGACGCGTTCGGCCACCGCCGCTTCGATCCGCGCTCGATCGGGAACCGAAGTCGAACCGGCCCCGGCGTCATCCGACTCACCGCCGAGGAATCGGTCCGGATCGAGCCGGCCACAAAGCACCTGCGCGTCGGTCACCGTCGGTTCCGTCCCGCCGCGGCCGTAACAGATCGGCCCCGGCCGGGCGCCGGCCGAGCGCGGGCCGACCCGAAGGGAGCCGCCCTCGTCGACCCAGGCGATCGAGCCGCCGCCGGCCCCGATGGTGTGGACGTCGACCGACGGAACGGAGACCGGGTAGTCGCCGATCTCGAGATCCGTCGCGACCGTCGGCTCGCCGCCGGAGACGAGCGAGACGTCACAGGAGGTGCCGCCCATGTCCATCGTGATGAGCGCCGACTCGCCGCAAAGTCCACCGACGTGCGCCGCCCCCTGGACGCCCGCGGCCGGGCCGGAGAGGAGCGTGTTCACCGGCCGCCGTCGCGCGCTGTCGGCGCCGATCGTCCCGCCGTTCGACTGCATGACCCGAAGCGGCGCGTCGATGGCGCGGTCAGAGATTCCCGCTTCGAGTCGCCCGAGATATCGATCCATCACGGGTTTGAGCGCCGCGTCGAGCGCGGTCGCGAGCGTCCGCTCGTACTCTCTGATCTCGGGACGGACCTCGCTCGACAGCGAGATGGTGACGTCGTCGAGTTCCTCGTCGAGGATCTCCCTAACCCGGCGCTCGTGAGCGTCGTTCTCGAACGAGAACAGAAGCGAGACGGCGACGCTCTCGACGTCGTAGTCGCGAATTCGTGCAGCGACCGATCGGACGTCAGCCTCACAGAGCGGCGTCCGCACCTGGCCCCGGTCGCCGAGGCGTTCTTCGACCTCGAACCGTCGCTGGCGGGAGACCACCGGGTCTGGCGGTCGTTCCGTGTAGTCGTAGATGTCGGGGCGGGCCTGTCGACCGATCGCGAGCGCGTCGCGAAATCCCTCGGTCGTCACCAGCGCCACGTCGGTCCAGTCGCGTTCGAGGACGGCGTTCGTCGCGACGGTCGTCCCGTGGACGAACGCGGCGACCGCCGACGGGTCGAATCCGACCGCCT
This region includes:
- a CDS encoding hydantoinase B/oxoprolinase family protein; translated protein: MSEEDGLGGGEGSDGGVDPVTLEVLRNAFAAVAEEMNANLVRTGYSPNITERKDCSCALFDAEGEMVSQAETMPVHLGAMPFSVAAALERYPPETLAPGDAVVLNDPFRGGAHLPDLTLVTPIYVADGDSAGEPTTDGESPELLGFAANRAHHADIGGSQAGSVAADSTEIYQEGLRIPPVKLYDGGDLVPDAMAFILSNVRTPDERRGDLRAQHAANETGKRRLSELAAEYGLETIRSTIDAVQAYAERRMAAAIAALPDGRYSFADALDDDGRGTEDVRIEATVAIDGDSISVDFSGTDRQTEGPVNAVFAVTASATYYAVRCVTDPEIPANAGAYRPIEIVTEPGTVVDAEPPAAVVGGNLETSQRVTDVVLGALASATPERALAAGQGTMNNVTFGGVDPRTDEPYAFYETGGGGFGACAGGDGMDGVHVHMSNTMNTPAEVLETAYPLSVERYEYRPDTGGAGEFRGGVGLRRDIRVLDDARSGAAFSLLADRRRNAPYGIVGGEDGKTGADALVRTDSSTSLPAKCTRTLEPGDVVSIRTPGGGGYGDPSDRSTDAVRRDVVRGLLSAARARSIYGVDVE
- a CDS encoding hydantoinase/oxoprolinase family protein: MTRSSPGTRLGVDVGGTCTDVVSVRNGRLHVTKTPSTPDSPDEGVLRGVERVREAVGFDPSAVAAFVHGTTVATNAVLERDWTDVALVTTEGFRDALAIGRQARPDIYDYTERPPDPVVSRQRRFEVEERLGDRGQVRTPLCEADVRSVAARIRDYDVESVAVSLLFSFENDAHERRVREILDEELDDVTISLSSEVRPEIREYERTLATALDAALKPVMDRYLGRLEAGISDRAIDAPLRVMQSNGGTIGADSARRRPVNTLLSGPAAGVQGAAHVGGLCGESALITMDMGGTSCDVSLVSGGEPTVATDLEIGDYPVSVPSVDVHTIGAGGGSIAWVDEGGSLRVGPRSAGARPGPICYGRGGTEPTVTDAQVLCGRLDPDRFLGGESDDAGAGSTSVPDRARIEAAVAERVADPLGLDVEEAARGILAVANANMERALRVVSVERGHDPRRFALVAYGGAGPAHATALAESLDVSRVIVPRTAGVLSALGLLVSDRVVDRSTSMVRRLADVDPGALASVFAEVEREALAQLDESGSDSESDESDGPDSLRIERSLALRYAGQSFDLAVDLPDEELSPETLDAAADRFHAVHERRYGHASPDEPIELVTVRVRVHKPVDPPTLSAPATDAGDPIRTERSVDFDGTLRETPVYDRAGLPAGAAVDGPAIVEGTESTVVVRPGWAATVDEHGSLVLEVSS